From one Orcinus orca chromosome 10, mOrcOrc1.1, whole genome shotgun sequence genomic stretch:
- the C10H6orf226 gene encoding uncharacterized protein C6orf226 homolog, protein MEPSGSQSGSGAAPEPADSASASVTLAQLLQLVQQGRGLPGLERRHVVATLGEPTASRLPRRPKPWEASGSADALAPPFQTRGHRPDDPPYGQRTLLEEPGSGETATAPS, encoded by the coding sequence ATGGAGCCGTCCGGCAGTCAGAGCGGGAGTGGCGCGGCTCCTGAACCCGCGGACTCAGCCTCAGCTTCGGTGACCCTGGCGCAGCTCCTGCAGCTGGTCCAGCAGGGCCGGGGACTCCCCGGCCTGGAGAGACGCCACGTCGTGGCGACCCTCGGCGAACCCACGGCGTCCCGGCTCCCGCGGAGGCCCAAGCCCTGGGAGGCCTCGGGCTCCGCCGACGCCCTCGCGCCGCCCTTCCAGACCCGGGGCCACAGGCCCGACGACCCTCCCTATGGGCAGAGGACCCTCCTGGAAGAGCCTGGCTCCGGGGAGACTGCGACAGCGCCTTCCTAG